The segment TTTCCCAATAGTTCCGGGATTTGGAATAAGCGGGAATGGGTGCTTCCGCATGTGGAAGATAAGGATATTGTCAGCTCCGGCGAAGGTCTTTCTCATCTATTCTCTTCCGAAAGGCTAACTAAGGATTTAGATCTCGGAGGACTTTGGATCAAACAATGTGGGATCTCCCACACGGGCTCATTCAAGGATCTAGGAATGACCGCGCTCTTGAGTCAGGTTAAGCATATGCTGAGTAACGGAGTGAATATTCGCGCCGTTGCTTGTGCAAGCTCGGGAGACACTTCTGCTGCCCTTGCCTCCTATGCGGCTAAGGCCGGCATTCCCGCAATTATCTTCCTGCCTGCGGGAAAAGTATCGCAAGCGCAATTAATCCAGCCCGTTTCTAACGGAGCAAAAGTGATCGCATTGGAAACGGACTTTGACGGTTGTATGAAGATCGTGAAAGAGGTAACTAAGCAGGCAGGAATTTATCTCGCGAACTCTATGAATAGTTTACGCATTGAAGGGCAAAAAACAATCGCTCCGGAAATTGTTCAACAATTGGAATGGGAAGTTCCGGATTGGGTCATCATTCCTGGTGGAAATTTAGGAAACGTTTCCGCTCTCGGTGCCGGCTTTGAGATGGCAAAGAATCTAGACTTGATAAATAAATTCCCTCGAATCGTTCTAGCCCAGGCCGAACATGCAAATCCTCTCTATCTCTCCTATTTAACGAACTTTCAGGAATTTAATCCCGTGGAGGCCAAACCCACACTGGCATCCGCGATCCAAATCGGTAATCCGGTCTCCGTGCAAAAGGCAATTAAGACCTTAAAAACGTTTAATGGAATCGTTGAGCAGGCAAGCGAAGCCGAACTTTCCGATGCAGCAGCTCGAA is part of the Leptospira broomii serovar Hurstbridge str. 5399 genome and harbors:
- the thrC gene encoding threonine synthase — translated: MSSTLTRYKAEFRCINDSCGTTYDLNDIIYECRKCGSLLQVSHDIDALREKSGKEWKDLFDSRFRSVKFPNSSGIWNKREWVLPHVEDKDIVSSGEGLSHLFSSERLTKDLDLGGLWIKQCGISHTGSFKDLGMTALLSQVKHMLSNGVNIRAVACASSGDTSAALASYAAKAGIPAIIFLPAGKVSQAQLIQPVSNGAKVIALETDFDGCMKIVKEVTKQAGIYLANSMNSLRIEGQKTIAPEIVQQLEWEVPDWVIIPGGNLGNVSALGAGFEMAKNLDLINKFPRIVLAQAEHANPLYLSYLTNFQEFNPVEAKPTLASAIQIGNPVSVQKAIKTLKTFNGIVEQASEAELSDAAARTDLYGLYNDPHTGVAIAALYKLLSKGVIRKGEKVVVISTAHGLKFTEFKLKFHEGKISGTTPSLGNQIRVCKPEVGKVMDEIGKFLQPKG